The genomic stretch CTTGACATACTCCCCCATAGGGGTGTCGGAACCCAGCTCCCGCTCGGTGATGTCCACCCCCGCCTGGCGCAGCAATGCCTTGAATTCCGGCAACCCACTGTCGCCGTTACCACTTTTGGGGTTGATAATCAGTAAGATTCGTGTTGTTTGGCGTGCGTCAAGATGGCCGGGGGGAGTTTGACCCTGTGTCATTGCACTCATTACACTGCTTTACCGGAGGCTTCTTATGCAGCGTTTCTTCTTTGCTTCTTTACTTTTGATCGGTGGCCTGGCGTCGTGCGCTCCTCGGAATCAGGCGGCGGTGGCGGGCGTCACGCAGCCGCCCACCCTGGTGAAGGTCTCTCAGGCCGCCGCGATCGGCGAGACGGTCACGGTGCAGGGCCGTTACCTGGGCGGCATGAACACCGCCTACGTCCTGCTGGGGGCCACCCCGGAAGGCACCGGCGGGTACAAGGTACCGAACACCGCCATCAAGTCCTGGACGGACAGTGAGATCAACTTCGTGGTGCCGGTCGACGCCCCGGTGGGCGGCTCGTGGCTGTACGTGGTGGTAGGCGGCATGCAGTCCGCCAACGGTCTGCCGTTCAGCATCAAGCAGGCGCAGAAATAATACGGCTCTGAAGAAGAGAATGGTTAGCCGTTCTCTTCTTTCGGGCTAGAGGTGAGTAAGAGAAAATACGGTGCTGGACAATGCGCAGCAAATTCGGGTGTCGTCTTCGGATTTGTGGAGTAAAGGGCAGCACCGTATAAGTCGTTTCAGATTGCATCAGATGAAGAGGTGGCCTGTAAACCAGGTCGCCTCTTCCCTTTTTTTGGCGACTTTTGCAACGGTTCAGGACGGCTGACTGGCTTAAGCCTTTTGACCCTTTACCCTGCTGGCGCTTAGACTTCCTGGGTTATGGCGATTAACCGCCCGAAAGGCACTGAAGATCACTTACCCGCCGGCAGTCCGAAACTCACCCTCGACGTGAGCGCCCAGGCGCATGCGCACCTCGTGAACACCGCCCGAACAGTGCTGGAGCGCGCCGGCGCTCAGCGCATCGACACGCCGCTGTTCGAGGAAGCCGACCTGGTCAAGCGCGGCGTGGGCGGCAGCACCGACATCGTCCGCAAGGAGATGTTCACGGTGTACTACTTCGGGGATCACGGCGGGTACATCCTGCGCCCGGAGGGCACCGCCGGCATCGTCCGCGCCTACCTGCAAAACGGCCTCAAGCAACTGCCCGCGCCGCTGAAACTGTGGTTGCATGGCCCGATGTTCCGCGCCGAACGCCAGCAGCGCGGCCGCCTGCGCCAGTTCCACCAGGTGGATTACGAGGTGCTGGGTTCCACGGATGCCCTGGTGGACGCCGAGGCGATTGCCCTGATGGTCGAGGTCGTGAAAACGCTGGGCCTGAAGCAGGTGCGTGTGAAGCTGGGCAGCATCGGCGACCCGCAAGACCGCGAGGCCTACAACCAGTATCTGCGTGACCTGTTCTCCCCTGTTCGGGAACGCCTGTCCGGCGACTCGCAAGACCGCCTGGAACGCAACCCCATGCGCATTCTGGACAGCAAGAGCGAGGGCGACCAGCACCTCATCGCTGAGCTGAGCGTGAAACCCATGCTGGCTTTCCTGGGCGAGGAGGCGCGGGCGCACTTCGAGCAGGTGCAGAAGTATCTGAGCGACTGGAACGTCGAATTCGACATCGACCCCAGTATCGTGCGGGGTCTGGACTACTACCGCCGCACCGCCTGGGAACTGCACCACGAGGGTGTCGGCGCGAAATCCGCGCTGGGGGGCGGGGGCCGCTACGACGGCCTGGCCGAGCAACTGGGTGGCGCCGCCGTGCCGGGCATCGGTTGGGCGTTCGGCGTCGAGCGCCTTCTCCTGGCCATGGAAGCGGAAGGGGTGGAGCTGCCCGCACCCGAAGGCCCGCTGCTATACGTGGCCGCACTGGATGAGGAGAACGTGCCTTACGCCGCTTCGCTCGCCATGTCGGCCCGCAGTGTGGCCCGCGCCGAGTTCGCTTACCGCGCGATGAAACCCGCCAGCGCCTTCCGGGACGCCGAACGCCGGGGCGCTCGCCTGGTCGCACTGATCGGCTCGAATGAGGTCGCGCAGGGGGGTATTACCCTGAAGAACCTGGTATCCGGAGAGCAGACGCTCGTCGAGACGTCAGACCTGGTGGCGTTCCTCGCGGAGCACGGGAAAGAATAAAAGAGGCCCTGTACCCAACCTGCCCGTCCCCTGAAACGCATCGGCGACTCAGCGCTTCAGGGGACGGGTGGCGACCTGGGACATCTCACTGCGGTCACTGGGGTAGAGCCGGGCGCTTTCCAGCTTGCGGATGCGCTCGGTGGTCTCGTTCGTCTCATTGCGGAGCGTCCAGGTGCGGCCTTTGGAGTCCTTGACGACGATGCCAGGGCCGTCCGGGGCGGGCGTCCAGCGGCCTTTCACGGTGGCCGCGAAGGAACTTCTCCACTCGTAAGTGCCGTCGGCATTCACACGAAGCGCGTCGCTGGCCGTCATGTAGGAGAAGGTGGTGGTTTCGGTGCTGCCGCTCACGCTGGTGTTGACGGCCATCATCTCCCCCAGTTTCCAGTCGCCGACAAAAAATCCAGTCCAGTAGGGAGCACTCTTCAGGTGGGCCACGCTGCCCCATTCCTCCCAGCCGTCACTGTTGATATCCGTGCGTGTGATCAGGTACTTCTTCACCGCGTGCCAGCGGTCGCCGGCGGGCTGCCCTGGCCCCGGCCCGACCTCCTTGATGATCCCCTGCTTCCAGCCGATGGAGGTGTAGAACTGCACAGTGTCTCCCACCTGAAAAGTGCCGAAAGCCGGCCAGGTCGCCGGAGTTGTGGAGGGGGCCCCGGTGTTGGCTGCCAGGGCAGCGAGACTGCACCAGCCCAGAACTGTGGTGCCGTCCACATCCACCCACAGACCGACAAGAGTCGTCTGGGCACCCTTTGCCTGGAAAGCCATGACATAACCGTTCTCGTTATCGGTCGTGAGTACCCCGAAACGGTAGTTCAGACTCTCCAGGCCCTGGCGAAACTGTGTTTCCAGGCCGTCCCGGCTGGGCCAGACGACATACTCACTCTGCTTGCACTGTCCGTTGACGTTGGCCGCGACCTGACGCAACGAGGCCGCGAACTGCGCGAGCGCCGGGGTGTTGGTCACGATCTCGGCTCCGTCGATGAAACTGGCGTTGACCAGCGAGGATGGCGGGCCGGCCAGCGCGGGGCCGCTCAGGGCACTGAGGACGAGCGTCAGGAGCAGGGGACGGAACATGTGGCCTCCGCGTGCAAGAGAAAGGGGCAAACTGCGGCGTAGCAGCACAAAGCCCACAGCGAACGTCCTTGGGGGGATGATGATAAGAGATCTTACCACGGGGAGTTTCACGACTGACACGGTACGGCTGGCCCATCGCACGCACGCTGCCTGGCCTGTTCATCACGCATAATCGGGAGCGATGAAACGCACCGCTTTGATCGGCCACCTCAACGACTCGCACCTCGACCAGCCTGTGACCATTCAGGGGTGGGTGAACCGCCGCCGCGACCTGGGGGGCCTGATTTTCCTGGAGGTTCGGGACCGCAGCGGGCTGGTGCAGGTGCAGGTCGAGCCGGATTCTCCGGCCTTCGCGGAGGCCGACACCCTGCGCGGCGAGTACGTGGTGGAGATTGGGGGCCAGTTTCAGCGTCGCCCCGAAAGCCAGCGCAAGGGCGGCCTGGCCGACTTCGAGGTGCTGGCCTCACGCGTCACTGTGCTGAATAGCGCGAAAACCCCGCCATTCGAGCTGGACAAGGGTGACAGCGTGTCCGAGGACGTGCGCCTGAAGTACCGCTACCTGGATCTGCGCCGCGCTGAAATGCAGAAAAACCTGCTGCTGCGCAGCAAGGCGGTGGCGGCCATTACCGAATTCCTGGACACTGAGGGGTTCGTGCAGGTGGAAACCCCCATGCTCACGAAGTCCACGCCGGAGGGAGCGCGGGATTTCCTGGTGCCCTCGCGCCTGAATGCCGGGGAGTTCTACGCCCTGCCGCAGTCGCCGCAACTGTTCAAGCAGCTGCTGATGATCGCCGGGTATGACCGGTACTACCAGCTGGCGCGCTGTTTCCGCGACGAGGACTTGCGGGCCGATCGCCAGCCGGACTTCACGCAGCTGGACATGGAGATGTCCTTCGTCACGCAGGACGATGTGCTGGAGGTGCAGGAGCGCCTGATGGCGCACGTGTTTGGGCGGGTGCTGGACGTGGAGTTGCCTCTCCCCTTCCCCCGCATGTCCTATCAGGATGCCATGGACAAATTCGGTTCGGACAAACCGGATTTGCGTTTTGGTCTGGAGTTCGTGGACGTGACCGAACTCTTCAAGGGGGGCGAATTCAAGGCATTCGCGTCTGCCCAGACGGTAAAAGTCATCGCTGCGCCGGAATTGACCCGCAAACAGATCGACGAACTGGAACGCATTGCCAAGCAGAACGGTGCGGGCGGCCTGGCGTGGCTCAAGCGTGACGGGGATACCTTCACCGGCGGCATCAGCAAGTTCGTGGGCAGCATCACGGCCCAACTGATCGAGAAAACGGGTGTGCCGGACGGCGGAACGCTGCTGTTTGCCGCCGGCGAATGGAAGAAGGCGGTCGGTGCCCTGGGGGCGGTGCGCCTCGCCGTGCGTGACCTGTTCGACCTGGCGAAGGCCGGGCCGCAGTTTCACGTCTCCTGGGTGGTGGACTTCCCACAACTGGAATACGACGAGGACAACGCCGCCTGGACGTACATGCACCATCCTTTCACCGCCCCGCACCCCGAGGACATCCCCCTCTTCGGAACCGAGCGGCAGGGTGAAATTCGCGCCCAGGCTTACGACCTGGTGCTGAACGGCTACGAGGTGGGCGGCGGCAGCGTGCGTATCCACCAGCCTGGCGTGCAGGCCCAGATGTTCCAGGCCATTGGCTTTACCGAAGCAGAGGCCCGCGAAAAGTTCGGGTTCTTCATGGACGCGCTGGAATACGGCACGCCCCCGCACGGCGGCATCGCCTGGGGCTTCGACCGGTTGATCATGGTCATGAGCGGCGCGAACTCCATCCGTGAAGTTATCGCCTTCCCCAAGAACAACCGGGGCGTCGACCTGATGGCCCTCGCGCCCTCCCCTGTCGACGAACGGCAACTGGCTGAGCTGAGCGTTGCCGTGGCGTCTGGAACCAGTGACTGAGCGATATGAACGAGGAGAGGCCATCCTGAGCCCAGGATGGTTTCTTTTCTGTTGGTGTGGCAGAGGCTGGAATACAGGCAAGTGATTTAATTCACGATTAAAATGGAGCGTGAATTTTCTATTCTCTCGCTCTCTCAAGT from Deinococcus fonticola encodes the following:
- the aspS gene encoding aspartate--tRNA ligase, with product MKRTALIGHLNDSHLDQPVTIQGWVNRRRDLGGLIFLEVRDRSGLVQVQVEPDSPAFAEADTLRGEYVVEIGGQFQRRPESQRKGGLADFEVLASRVTVLNSAKTPPFELDKGDSVSEDVRLKYRYLDLRRAEMQKNLLLRSKAVAAITEFLDTEGFVQVETPMLTKSTPEGARDFLVPSRLNAGEFYALPQSPQLFKQLLMIAGYDRYYQLARCFRDEDLRADRQPDFTQLDMEMSFVTQDDVLEVQERLMAHVFGRVLDVELPLPFPRMSYQDAMDKFGSDKPDLRFGLEFVDVTELFKGGEFKAFASAQTVKVIAAPELTRKQIDELERIAKQNGAGGLAWLKRDGDTFTGGISKFVGSITAQLIEKTGVPDGGTLLFAAGEWKKAVGALGAVRLAVRDLFDLAKAGPQFHVSWVVDFPQLEYDEDNAAWTYMHHPFTAPHPEDIPLFGTERQGEIRAQAYDLVLNGYEVGGGSVRIHQPGVQAQMFQAIGFTEAEAREKFGFFMDALEYGTPPHGGIAWGFDRLIMVMSGANSIREVIAFPKNNRGVDLMALAPSPVDERQLAELSVAVASGTSD
- a CDS encoding IPT/TIG domain-containing protein, whose protein sequence is MQRFFFASLLLIGGLASCAPRNQAAVAGVTQPPTLVKVSQAAAIGETVTVQGRYLGGMNTAYVLLGATPEGTGGYKVPNTAIKSWTDSEINFVVPVDAPVGGSWLYVVVGGMQSANGLPFSIKQAQK
- the hisS gene encoding histidine--tRNA ligase — translated: MAINRPKGTEDHLPAGSPKLTLDVSAQAHAHLVNTARTVLERAGAQRIDTPLFEEADLVKRGVGGSTDIVRKEMFTVYYFGDHGGYILRPEGTAGIVRAYLQNGLKQLPAPLKLWLHGPMFRAERQQRGRLRQFHQVDYEVLGSTDALVDAEAIALMVEVVKTLGLKQVRVKLGSIGDPQDREAYNQYLRDLFSPVRERLSGDSQDRLERNPMRILDSKSEGDQHLIAELSVKPMLAFLGEEARAHFEQVQKYLSDWNVEFDIDPSIVRGLDYYRRTAWELHHEGVGAKSALGGGGRYDGLAEQLGGAAVPGIGWAFGVERLLLAMEAEGVELPAPEGPLLYVAALDEENVPYAASLAMSARSVARAEFAYRAMKPASAFRDAERRGARLVALIGSNEVAQGGITLKNLVSGEQTLVETSDLVAFLAEHGKE